In the Streptomyces sp. f51 genome, one interval contains:
- a CDS encoding molybdopterin-dependent oxidoreductase, which translates to MSQSLTEPTPPAPPLAELALTGDLARPALLTVPDLLAWPQHRVRVAFECATSGVRHHGFEGPLLHDVLRDAGPRFDPSRRKDRLRFLIAVAGADGHHALLTWAEIDPDFADAPVLLAVGIDGTPLDRAGPQLVLPQDRCGARHISGIDTIRVDGCYPSWPGGPTG; encoded by the coding sequence GTGAGCCAGTCCCTGACGGAGCCGACACCACCGGCTCCCCCGCTCGCGGAACTCGCGCTGACCGGTGACCTCGCCCGGCCCGCCCTGCTGACCGTGCCCGATCTGCTCGCCTGGCCCCAGCACCGGGTGCGGGTCGCCTTCGAGTGCGCCACCAGCGGGGTGCGGCACCACGGATTCGAGGGCCCTCTGCTGCACGACGTCCTGCGGGACGCGGGCCCCCGCTTCGACCCGTCCCGGCGCAAGGACCGGCTGCGCTTCCTCATCGCGGTGGCCGGCGCGGACGGCCATCACGCGCTGCTCACGTGGGCCGAGATCGACCCCGACTTCGCGGACGCACCGGTGCTGCTGGCGGTCGGCATCGACGGCACCCCGCTGGACCGGGCGGGACCGCAGCTGGTTCTGCCGCAGGACCGGTGCGGAGCCCGGCATATCAGCGGGATCGACACCATCAGGGTGGACGGCTGTTACCCGTCCTGGCCGGGCGGGCCCACCGGCTGA
- a CDS encoding helix-turn-helix transcriptional regulator — MQSYTIGQAARLLGVSPDTARRWADAGRVATHRDDSGRRLIEGRDLAAFSVELAGAGGEEGVSPYTSVRNSFPGIVTAVKLGDVAAQVEIQAGPHRLVSLLTREAVEELGLEVGVEATAKVKSTNVHIDRA; from the coding sequence ATGCAGTCCTACACCATCGGCCAGGCCGCCCGGCTCCTCGGCGTGAGCCCCGACACCGCCCGTCGCTGGGCGGACGCCGGACGGGTGGCCACGCACCGGGACGACAGCGGCCGGCGCCTCATCGAGGGCCGCGACCTCGCCGCGTTCTCGGTCGAACTGGCCGGAGCCGGGGGCGAGGAGGGCGTCAGCCCGTACACCTCCGTCCGCAACTCCTTCCCCGGCATCGTCACCGCCGTCAAGCTCGGTGACGTCGCGGCCCAGGTGGAGATCCAGGCCGGCCCCCACCGGCTGGTCTCGCTGCTGACCCGGGAGGCCGTCGAGGAACTGGGCCTGGAGGTCGGCGTGGAGGCCACCGCCAAGGTGAAGTCGACCAACGTGCACATCGACCGCGCCTGA
- a CDS encoding dipeptidase, whose product MSELAGRIAGLMGRARTDLAELVAIPSVADPRQYPPEECRRAAQWVADAFTEAGLHDVHLAETPDGSHAVIGHRPPPPGAPTVLLYCHYDVQPPLDDDAWTTPPFALTERDGRWYGRGTADCKGNIVMHLTALRALGDDLPVGLKFVAEGSEEQGTGGLESYVAQHPEQFLADALLVCDTGNAEVGTGTATVTLRGLVNVVVTVDTLAGEIHSGMFGGPAPDALAALIQLLSTLRDPATGATRVEGLDCEGTWEGVGYDEEQFRADAGVLDGVRLTGTGTVADRLWARPAVTILGVDCPPVVGSAAAVPPTARARVSLRIPPGTAPATARAALTRHLTGAAPWGVRVRVEDESAGAPFKAATDGPAYAALGRAMNEVYGRPMAFLGQGGSIPLCNVLAETYPRAEIVLMGVEEPKCLIHAPNESVDPTEIEHMAHVEALFLRSYADARERGR is encoded by the coding sequence ATGTCCGAACTCGCCGGGAGGATCGCCGGCTTGATGGGCCGGGCCAGGACGGACCTGGCCGAACTGGTCGCCATCCCCTCCGTCGCCGACCCGCGCCAGTACCCGCCCGAGGAGTGCAGGCGGGCCGCGCAGTGGGTGGCGGACGCCTTCACCGAGGCGGGACTCCACGACGTCCATCTCGCCGAGACACCCGACGGGAGCCACGCGGTCATCGGCCACCGCCCGCCGCCGCCCGGCGCCCCCACCGTGCTGCTGTACTGCCACTACGACGTCCAGCCACCGCTCGACGACGACGCCTGGACCACACCGCCCTTCGCCCTCACCGAACGCGACGGCCGCTGGTACGGGCGCGGCACCGCGGACTGCAAGGGCAACATCGTGATGCACCTGACCGCCCTGCGCGCGCTCGGCGACGACCTCCCGGTCGGCCTGAAGTTCGTCGCCGAGGGCTCGGAGGAACAGGGCACGGGCGGCCTGGAGAGCTACGTCGCCCAGCACCCGGAGCAGTTCCTCGCGGACGCCCTGCTGGTGTGCGACACCGGCAACGCCGAGGTCGGCACCGGCACCGCCACCGTCACCCTGCGCGGCCTCGTCAACGTCGTCGTCACCGTCGACACCCTGGCCGGAGAGATCCACTCGGGCATGTTCGGCGGCCCGGCCCCGGACGCGCTCGCCGCGCTGATCCAGCTGCTCTCCACCCTGCGCGACCCGGCCACGGGCGCCACCCGCGTCGAGGGGCTCGACTGCGAGGGCACCTGGGAGGGCGTCGGCTACGACGAGGAGCAGTTCCGCGCCGACGCCGGAGTCCTGGACGGCGTCCGGCTCACCGGAACCGGCACGGTCGCCGACCGGCTGTGGGCCCGCCCCGCCGTCACGATCCTCGGCGTCGACTGCCCCCCGGTGGTCGGCTCCGCCGCCGCGGTGCCGCCCACCGCGCGGGCCCGGGTGAGCCTGCGGATCCCGCCCGGCACGGCCCCGGCCACCGCCCGCGCTGCCCTCACCCGGCATCTCACCGGGGCCGCGCCCTGGGGAGTGCGGGTGCGCGTCGAGGACGAGAGCGCCGGCGCCCCGTTCAAGGCGGCCACCGACGGCCCCGCCTACGCGGCGCTCGGCCGCGCCATGAACGAGGTCTACGGCAGACCCATGGCGTTCCTCGGTCAGGGGGGCTCCATCCCGCTGTGCAACGTCCTCGCCGAGACCTACCCCCGCGCCGAGATCGTCCTCATGGGCGTGGAGGAGCCCAAGTGCCTCATCCACGCGCCCAACGAGAGCGTCGACCCGACCGAGATCGAGCACATGGCCCATGTCGAGGCCCTGTTCCTCCGCTCCTACGCGGACGCCAGGGAACGCGGCCGCTGA
- a CDS encoding APC family permease, with the protein MSSMDMPADAPRQKAQAARATIPAAPRLTWLTLALMTTASVASLRAAPTMAVYGLACVFLYLVPAIVFLLPTALVSAELASGWNGGVYRWVSEGLSKPLGFLAVWCQFAMTIFYYPSLLAFVASTIAYIIDPALASSGLYTAIVIVVLYWTGVWVSSRGTKALAGLSSWGLVIGTLVPGTILVVLGMVFLAQGNPSAAPMTASHLLPEWTGLASLVLIVNNFLSYSGMEMNAVHVSSLKDPAKEYPKSMFLAMGLVLLIFILPALAISWVVPADQTSLTAGVMQAFDAFFSYFDIGWMTPIAAVMLISASLAGMLTWLAGPSKGLLEISRSEGYLPPYLQQLNRFGIQQNILVTQGVVTTVIALGYAFIPNVSNVYWIFSTITTQVYLIVYLLMFVAAIRLRKNQPDHPRGYRVPALTLVCVVGFLASAAAMAIGFVPPSQFGSNSVVVYVVIIGCGLGVLGLLIPWAFLKFRKPSWQSEAAREEEAGA; encoded by the coding sequence ATGAGCTCCATGGACATGCCCGCGGACGCGCCACGGCAGAAGGCGCAGGCAGCGAGGGCCACGATCCCGGCGGCGCCACGGCTCACCTGGCTGACGCTGGCCCTCATGACGACCGCCTCGGTCGCGAGTCTGCGGGCCGCCCCCACCATGGCGGTGTACGGGCTCGCCTGTGTGTTCCTCTACCTCGTCCCGGCGATCGTGTTCCTGCTGCCGACCGCCCTGGTCTCGGCGGAACTGGCCTCGGGCTGGAACGGCGGTGTCTACCGCTGGGTGAGCGAGGGACTGTCCAAGCCGCTCGGATTCCTCGCCGTGTGGTGCCAGTTCGCGATGACGATCTTCTACTACCCGAGCCTGCTGGCCTTCGTGGCGAGCACCATCGCGTACATCATCGACCCGGCCCTTGCCTCCAGCGGTCTCTACACCGCCATCGTCATCGTGGTCCTGTACTGGACCGGCGTCTGGGTCTCCTCGCGCGGCACCAAGGCCCTGGCCGGGCTGTCCAGTTGGGGCCTGGTCATCGGCACCCTGGTGCCCGGCACGATCCTCGTCGTGCTCGGCATGGTCTTCCTGGCCCAGGGCAACCCGTCGGCCGCGCCCATGACGGCGAGCCATCTGCTGCCGGAGTGGACGGGCCTGGCCAGCCTCGTCCTGATCGTCAACAACTTCCTCTCGTACTCCGGCATGGAGATGAACGCCGTCCATGTGTCCTCGCTGAAGGACCCGGCGAAGGAATACCCGAAGTCGATGTTCCTGGCGATGGGCCTGGTGCTGCTGATCTTCATCCTGCCCGCGCTGGCCATCAGCTGGGTGGTGCCCGCCGACCAGACCAGCCTCACCGCCGGTGTCATGCAGGCGTTCGACGCGTTCTTCTCGTACTTCGACATCGGCTGGATGACACCGATCGCGGCGGTGATGCTGATCTCGGCGTCGCTGGCCGGCATGCTGACCTGGCTCGCCGGGCCCTCCAAGGGCCTGCTGGAGATCTCCCGCAGCGAGGGCTATCTGCCGCCGTACCTCCAGCAGCTGAACCGCTTCGGCATCCAGCAGAACATCCTGGTGACCCAGGGCGTCGTGACCACGGTGATCGCGCTGGGCTACGCCTTCATCCCGAACGTCTCCAACGTGTACTGGATCTTCTCGACGATCACCACGCAGGTGTACCTCATCGTCTATCTGCTGATGTTCGTCGCGGCGATCCGGCTGCGGAAGAACCAGCCCGACCACCCGCGCGGCTACCGCGTCCCGGCGCTGACCCTGGTGTGCGTCGTCGGGTTCCTGGCCTCGGCCGCCGCCATGGCCATCGGTTTCGTGCCGCCCTCCCAGTTCGGCAGCAACAGCGTGGTGGTGTACGTCGTCATCATCGGCTGCGGACTCGGCGTCCTCGGTCTGCTGATCCCCTGGGCGTTCCTCAAGTTCCGCAAGCCGAGCTGGCAGTCGGAGGCGGCTCGCGAGGAGGAGGCGGGGGCATGA
- a CDS encoding molybdopterin-dependent oxidoreductase, giving the protein MSRSPSSPAFWRSPLRGPWFTSVLGVVLLGGITVLFVTGLLSYAAYNPDLSPVNDKTPDKGILGFYLFAWPTGPVWLYRLTQGVHVTLGIALIPVLLAKLWSVVPKLFTLPPARSLAHALERLSLLLLVGGALFEFTTGVLNIQLDYVFPGSFYTLHFYGAWVFIAAFVTHAVLRTPTALRNLRGLRAPGARPEPGGPSPESPGSAPGAGEPARPEDELVSPDPLPPTVSRRGALGFVGGGSLLLAATTAGHGFDGPLRETALLAPHGAEPGSGPNGFQINKTAAARRITAVETSDEVWRLTVTGKGRTVRLSRADLGRLPLHSSALPIACVEGWSTSDQWWRGVRLRDLARLVGYEADAAPDVLVESLQRHGAFRVAALRDNQVRDARSLLALSVNGEDLSPDHGYPARIIVPAAPGVLNTKWVAKMTFGDL; this is encoded by the coding sequence ATGTCACGGTCTCCCTCGTCCCCCGCGTTCTGGCGCAGCCCCCTGCGCGGCCCCTGGTTCACCTCCGTGCTGGGCGTGGTGCTGCTCGGCGGCATCACGGTGCTGTTCGTGACGGGGCTCCTGTCGTACGCGGCCTACAACCCGGACCTCTCCCCGGTGAACGACAAGACGCCCGACAAGGGGATCCTCGGGTTCTACCTCTTCGCCTGGCCGACCGGTCCCGTCTGGCTGTACCGCCTCACCCAGGGCGTCCACGTCACGCTCGGCATCGCGCTGATCCCCGTCCTGCTGGCGAAGCTCTGGTCGGTCGTGCCCAAGCTGTTCACCCTGCCGCCGGCCCGCTCCCTCGCGCACGCCCTGGAACGGCTCTCGCTGCTGCTTCTGGTCGGGGGCGCGCTCTTCGAGTTCACCACCGGCGTGCTGAACATCCAGCTCGACTACGTCTTCCCCGGCTCCTTCTACACCCTGCACTTCTACGGAGCCTGGGTGTTCATCGCCGCGTTCGTGACGCACGCGGTGCTGCGGACGCCGACGGCCCTGCGCAACCTGCGCGGCCTCCGCGCCCCCGGCGCGCGGCCCGAGCCGGGAGGACCTTCGCCCGAGTCTCCGGGCTCGGCGCCCGGAGCGGGCGAACCGGCGCGGCCCGAGGACGAGTTGGTGTCCCCGGACCCGCTGCCGCCCACCGTCTCGCGGCGCGGGGCCCTCGGCTTCGTCGGAGGCGGTTCCCTGCTGCTCGCCGCCACCACGGCGGGCCACGGCTTCGACGGGCCGCTGCGCGAAACGGCGCTGCTGGCGCCGCACGGCGCCGAACCCGGCTCGGGACCCAACGGATTCCAGATCAACAAGACGGCCGCGGCACGCAGGATCACCGCCGTGGAGACCAGCGACGAGGTCTGGCGCCTGACCGTCACGGGGAAGGGCCGGACGGTCCGGCTGAGCCGCGCCGACCTCGGCCGGCTCCCCCTGCACAGCTCCGCGTTGCCCATCGCCTGCGTGGAGGGCTGGTCGACGTCCGACCAGTGGTGGAGAGGCGTACGGCTGCGGGACCTGGCGCGGCTCGTCGGCTACGAGGCGGACGCGGCCCCCGACGTCCTCGTGGAGTCGTTGCAGCGGCACGGGGCGTTCCGGGTGGCCGCCCTGCGCGACAACCAGGTGCGCGACGCCCGTTCGCTGCTGGCGCTGTCCGTCAACGGCGAGGACCTCTCGCCCGATCACGGCTACCCGGCGCGGATCATCGTCCCGGCCGCGCCCGGCGTGCTCAACACCAAATGGGTGGCCAAGATGACGTTCGGAGACCTGTGA
- a CDS encoding class I SAM-dependent methyltransferase: protein MSGARGTASRDTAAHETTAHETAARDTARSGGGTRTETPPGRAAWAADPYADALGAGRGPLFLRRTDGWLLPLEVERWCARADAVDLEVLACCEGAVLDVGCGPGRLVAELAARGRPALGIDVSEAAVARTVRLGGQALRRSVFESLPGEGRWGTALLVDGNIGIGGDPAALLRRTAELLAPGGLLIAETVAGADVDERVDVRIVSAAHGDGTDDIVLAGAAGHPTGGEGGSQGTAGALAAFPWARVGTPALLRHAARAGWRTDAQWSAGGRSFVALRNGPRREARRDRRTSSSADPANSAAVISSQRARKPSAGRAVADR from the coding sequence ATGAGCGGCGCTCGGGGGACGGCCTCGCGGGACACGGCCGCGCACGAAACGACCGCACACGAGACGGCCGCGCGGGATACGGCCAGATCCGGCGGCGGCACCCGTACGGAGACCCCGCCCGGGCGGGCCGCCTGGGCCGCCGACCCCTACGCCGACGCGCTGGGCGCCGGCCGGGGGCCGCTGTTCCTGCGGCGGACGGACGGCTGGCTGCTCCCTCTGGAGGTGGAGCGCTGGTGCGCCCGCGCCGACGCCGTCGACCTGGAGGTGCTCGCCTGCTGCGAGGGCGCGGTGCTCGACGTGGGATGCGGGCCGGGACGGCTGGTCGCGGAACTCGCCGCACGGGGAAGGCCCGCCCTCGGCATCGACGTCAGCGAGGCCGCCGTGGCCCGCACGGTACGGCTCGGCGGCCAGGCGCTGCGCCGGTCGGTCTTCGAGTCCCTGCCGGGCGAGGGCCGCTGGGGCACGGCCCTCCTCGTCGACGGCAACATCGGCATCGGCGGTGACCCGGCGGCACTTCTGCGCCGTACGGCGGAACTGCTCGCCCCCGGGGGCCTGTTGATCGCGGAGACGGTGGCGGGCGCGGACGTCGACGAACGCGTGGACGTCCGTATCGTCAGCGCCGCCCACGGCGACGGGACCGACGACATCGTCCTGGCCGGTGCGGCCGGGCACCCGACCGGCGGCGAGGGCGGGAGTCAGGGCACCGCCGGTGCCCTGGCCGCCTTTCCGTGGGCCCGCGTCGGCACCCCGGCCCTGCTCCGGCACGCGGCACGCGCCGGATGGCGCACCGACGCTCAGTGGTCGGCGGGCGGACGTTCCTTCGTGGCCCTGCGCAACGGGCCGCGACGGGAGGCCCGGCGGGACCGCAGGACGAGCAGCAGCGCGGACCCGGCGAACAGCGCCGCCGTGATCAGCAGCCAGCGGGCCAGGAAGCCGTCGGCCGGCAGAGCGGTCGCCGACCGGTAG
- a CDS encoding glycosyltransferase family 2 protein codes for MTTFPVPDPDVDLVLPCLNEAGALPWVLSRIPSGWRALVVDNGSTDGSAELARALGATVVREERRGFGAACHAGLTAATADIVCFCDCDGSLDPALLVPFVAEVRAGEADLVLGRRRPTERGAWPPHARAGNIALARMLRRRTGLRLHDLGPLRAARREALLGLGLTDRRSGYPLQMVVRAADAGWRVTEHDVPYLARTGVSKVTGTWRGTWQAVRDMRRVLAEPPVSDRASASTGVQVPSPAAAGDPALAPSRGGTAR; via the coding sequence GTGACGACCTTTCCCGTACCGGACCCGGACGTCGACCTGGTCCTTCCCTGTCTGAACGAGGCCGGCGCCCTGCCCTGGGTGCTCTCCCGGATCCCGTCCGGCTGGCGTGCCCTGGTGGTGGACAACGGTTCCACGGACGGTTCCGCGGAACTCGCCCGCGCGCTCGGTGCCACCGTCGTCCGCGAGGAGCGCCGCGGGTTCGGCGCGGCCTGCCACGCCGGACTGACCGCCGCCACCGCGGACATCGTCTGCTTCTGCGACTGCGACGGTTCCCTGGACCCGGCCCTGCTCGTGCCGTTCGTCGCCGAGGTCCGGGCCGGCGAGGCCGACCTCGTCCTCGGGCGGCGCCGGCCGACCGAACGTGGTGCCTGGCCCCCGCACGCCCGTGCGGGCAACATCGCGCTGGCCCGGATGCTGCGGCGCCGCACCGGCCTGCGCCTGCACGACCTCGGTCCGCTGCGCGCGGCCCGCCGGGAGGCGCTGCTCGGCCTCGGGCTCACCGACCGGCGCAGCGGCTACCCGCTCCAGATGGTCGTCCGTGCCGCCGACGCCGGCTGGCGCGTCACCGAGCACGACGTGCCGTATCTGGCCCGTACCGGCGTCTCCAAGGTCACCGGCACCTGGCGCGGCACCTGGCAGGCGGTCCGGGACATGCGCCGCGTGCTGGCCGAACCGCCCGTGTCCGACCGGGCGTCGGCGTCGACCGGCGTCCAGGTGCCGTCCCCGGCCGCTGCCGGGGATCCGGCCCTCGCACCGTCCCGAGGAGGAACCGCCCGGTGA
- a CDS encoding response regulator transcription factor, whose protein sequence is MPGPLGEAAGLPGDAATRVLVVDDDPTVAEVVSGYLHRAGYLVDRAADGPAALARAAAHRPDLVVLDLMLPGMDGLEVCRRLRAQGPVPVIMLTARGDEDDRILGLEVGADDYVTKPFSPRELVLRVESVLRRTRPAPAARPLRAAGLAVDPSARRATKDGTELALTLREFDLLAFFLRHPGRAFAREDLMREVWGWDFGDLSTVTVHVRRLRGKVEDDPARPRLIQTVWGVGYRFDGTGAAGPSAAGENRPAPEGEARS, encoded by the coding sequence GTGCCAGGCCCTCTCGGAGAGGCGGCCGGGCTCCCCGGCGACGCTGCCACCCGTGTGCTCGTCGTGGACGACGACCCGACCGTGGCCGAGGTCGTCTCCGGCTACCTCCACCGCGCCGGATACCTCGTGGACCGGGCCGCGGACGGCCCCGCCGCACTCGCGCGCGCCGCCGCGCACCGGCCCGACCTGGTGGTCCTTGATCTGATGCTGCCGGGCATGGACGGCCTCGAGGTGTGCCGCCGGCTCCGCGCCCAGGGCCCCGTCCCGGTCATCATGCTCACCGCGCGCGGCGACGAGGACGACCGGATCCTCGGCCTGGAGGTCGGGGCCGACGACTACGTCACCAAGCCGTTCAGCCCGAGGGAACTGGTCCTGCGGGTCGAGTCCGTGCTGCGCAGGACCCGGCCGGCGCCCGCCGCCCGCCCGCTGCGCGCCGCGGGTCTCGCGGTCGACCCCTCGGCCCGTCGCGCCACCAAGGACGGCACCGAACTCGCCCTCACCCTGCGCGAGTTCGACCTCCTCGCCTTCTTCCTCCGCCACCCCGGGCGGGCGTTCGCCCGCGAGGACCTGATGCGCGAGGTGTGGGGCTGGGACTTCGGCGACCTCTCGACGGTCACCGTCCACGTGCGCCGGCTGCGCGGCAAGGTGGAGGACGACCCCGCACGGCCCCGGCTGATCCAGACGGTGTGGGGCGTGGGCTACCGCTTCGACGGCACCGGGGCCGCGGGCCCGTCCGCCGCCGGAGAGAACCGTCCCGCGCCCGAGGGAGAGGCCCGATCGTGA
- a CDS encoding HAMP domain-containing sensor histidine kinase, with translation MNDILVMALFAFLGAAAAGLLGAAALRFLRSRSLTASVAVVAAVAVGAMLAGTLAVAWAMFLSPHDLSVVTTVVAMAAVVSLATAVLLGRWVVAGSRALTLAARSFGDGGDFAAPDGPATAELSALSRELAATSRRLAESRERERALEASRRELVAWISHDLRTPLAGLRAMSEALEDGVAADPPRYLRQMRTEVERLNGMVGDLFELSRIHAGALALSPSRVSVYDLVGDALAGADPLAREHGVRLVGSRIEQVPVEVDGKEMSRVLGNLLVNAIRRTPADGTVAVAAERSAAGVVLSVTDGCGGIPEEDLPRVFDTGWRGTHARTPPAGAGLGLAIVRGIVEAHRGVAAVHNVPGGCRFEVTLPTASA, from the coding sequence GTGAACGACATACTCGTCATGGCCCTGTTCGCCTTCCTGGGCGCCGCCGCGGCCGGCCTGCTCGGGGCGGCCGCGCTCCGGTTCCTGCGCAGCCGCTCGCTCACCGCGTCCGTCGCCGTCGTCGCGGCCGTGGCCGTGGGCGCGATGCTCGCGGGAACGCTGGCGGTGGCGTGGGCGATGTTCCTGTCCCCGCACGACCTGAGCGTGGTCACGACGGTGGTCGCCATGGCGGCCGTCGTCTCCCTGGCCACGGCGGTGCTCCTGGGGCGCTGGGTCGTCGCCGGCAGCAGGGCGCTGACCCTGGCCGCCCGTTCCTTCGGCGACGGCGGTGACTTCGCCGCCCCCGACGGACCGGCGACCGCCGAACTGTCCGCGCTCAGCCGGGAGCTGGCGGCCACCAGCCGCAGGCTGGCCGAGTCGCGCGAACGCGAACGGGCCCTGGAGGCCTCGCGCCGTGAACTCGTCGCCTGGATCTCGCACGACCTGCGGACCCCGCTGGCCGGGCTGCGCGCGATGTCCGAGGCGCTGGAGGACGGGGTGGCGGCGGATCCGCCCCGCTATCTGCGCCAGATGCGCACGGAGGTCGAACGCCTCAACGGCATGGTCGGCGACCTCTTCGAACTCTCCAGGATCCACGCGGGCGCCCTTGCCCTCTCCCCCTCCCGCGTCTCCGTGTACGACCTCGTCGGTGACGCCCTCGCGGGCGCGGACCCGCTGGCCCGCGAGCACGGGGTGCGGCTGGTCGGGAGCCGTATCGAGCAGGTGCCGGTCGAGGTGGACGGCAAGGAGATGAGCAGGGTGCTCGGCAACCTCCTGGTCAACGCGATCCGCCGTACGCCCGCCGACGGCACGGTCGCGGTCGCCGCCGAACGCTCCGCCGCCGGGGTGGTCCTGTCCGTCACCGACGGCTGCGGGGGCATCCCCGAGGAGGACCTGCCGAGGGTCTTCGACACCGGCTGGCGCGGCACCCACGCCCGTACGCCACCCGCCGGTGCGGGCCTCGGCCTCGCCATCGTCCGCGGCATCGTGGAGGCCCACCGGGGCGTCGCTGCCGTCCACAACGTCCCCGGCGGCTGCCGCTTCGAGGTCACCCTCCCGACAGCAAGCGCGTGA
- a CDS encoding MerR family transcriptional regulator: MTADTPLSGRLDDDDYPAYTMGRAAEMLGTTPGFLRAIGEARLITPLRSEGGHRRYSRYQLRIAARARELVDRGTPIEAACRIVILEDQLEEAQRINAEYRRAAQGTPEASNAG; this comes from the coding sequence ATGACAGCGGACACTCCACTCAGTGGTCGTCTCGACGACGACGACTATCCCGCGTACACGATGGGCAGGGCCGCCGAGATGCTCGGCACCACACCCGGCTTCCTCCGGGCCATCGGGGAAGCCCGCCTGATCACTCCGCTCCGGTCGGAGGGCGGCCACCGCCGTTACTCCCGCTACCAGCTGAGGATCGCCGCCCGGGCGCGGGAGCTCGTCGACAGGGGGACCCCGATCGAGGCCGCTTGCCGCATCGTCATCCTGGAGGACCAGCTCGAGGAAGCTCAGCGCATCAACGCGGAGTACCGGCGCGCCGCGCAGGGTACGCCCGAGGCATCCAACGCCGGCTGA